Proteins encoded together in one Anopheles darlingi chromosome 3, idAnoDarlMG_H_01, whole genome shotgun sequence window:
- the LOC125955175 gene encoding WD repeat and HMG-box DNA-binding protein 1 — protein MPFKRSPMRYAHIMGYTSVLYQEDGDCIISVGHDGDFRIWHGIGDDDPPTSCVGEHVWSALQYGERVLIATDLNTVQAYKYPSLDKDGIEFRFTAYATSIVKNKRFIAAGSEDATIKVHSIADGEEFELENLGGPVLSMDVSKQDLLAASIGNGKLCVWDMKTKELKKTFEGLAKVKSFEAVLNFASPSFEPKTGSMLAYPNGKDVIIVSTASWEMVKKLANPSLTSELTVCNYSPMGDYIAAGSETGELVVWDCETRKPIDGASSFDANPVTKIAWNPKNNGELAISDGNGQVGTVTDIFIDGGDDDDLNAGDIVEMTEKEEDNPNDDPLDDLYGVVVAKGKGKKGGGSEAESDDDDEDNENCIELEKLKSQIMGGTQASRDAHSEMDDDDDADRATVRSERVAVAKSYPQQQPFQPGASPHVNEHCYLVYNHVGIVRRHATDKENSIEVEFHDSQQHHGIHLNNYLNHTMAGLSETVLAMASPAEDGNPSKVVCINQAAFGKREWSYTMPGFEEITAVTASDKIVVVATDSRLLRVFTARGTQREVVSVPGPIIALAAYGDHFLVAYHSAPANEDQHISLMIVTCVNFKLRCREVRVPLTARAELRWLGYSDRGSPIVYDSLGMMNLYHASSNLWLPIYHADNLPSKGASDTLHIIKVCESTQDVQLVLCRGARYPLTNPKPIPMEVKFTLPICDPDSEKDCLEDELVRSLYLKVNDADKVLKETAVKLFALACKHESEQRAKELVETIASSQLIPLVIKYASKIRRYHLADSLAPLLPTFQEQENQEEKLEQESVRENVAIVSELQHINLEAVTKKDTTPKIKPLPVGTKRASNPFRKSVQAAGGGDPSSSPASSSLAFKNGSTSSNPLEHLTGKAIGFGSSSTATKKAAGGEDGQDENRAQNGGTPSNGTPGGMKFMPWFEQNRTELQGRHPELAESELIKIGMREFRSQQQQKQATAEMSPNTSDASAPKVAAEKRKLDETDRPESGISKLAKFGFVKQG, from the exons ATGCCTTTTAAACGGTCGCCCATGCGCTATGCGCACATTATGGGCTACACCAGCGTTCTTTACCAAGAGGACGGCGA TTGCATTATCAGCGTAGGACACGACGGGGACTTTCGAATCTGGCACGGCATCGGGGACGACGATCCACCGACGAGCTGTGTCGGGGAGCACGTCTGGTCGGCACTACAGTACGGTGAGCGTGTGCTGATAGCCACCGATCTGAACACCGTGCAAGCCTACAAATATCCTTCGCTCGATAAGGATGGCATCGAGTTTCGATTCACCGCCTACGCTACGAGCATTGTAAAGAACAAACGA TTTATTGCAGCCGGTTCGGAAGACGCGACGATCAAAGTGCACTCGATCGCTGACGGAGAAGAGTTTGAGCTGGAGAATTTGGGTGGACCCGTGCTGAGTATGGACGTTAGCAAGCAGGATCTGCTGGCGGCCAGTATCGGGAATGGGAAGCTGTGCGTGTGGGACATGAAGACGAAGGAGTTGAAGAAAACGTTTGAAGGACTAGCGAAAGTGAAGAGCTTTGAAGCAGTTCTCAATTTCG CTTCACCAAGCTTTGAACCGAAAACGGGATCCATGCTCGCATACCCGAACGGAAAGGACGTGATCATCGTCAGTACAGCGAGCTGGGAAATGGTGAAGAAGCTGGCAAATCCGAGCCTCACATCCGAACTGACGGTATGCAATTACTCACCGATGGGAGACTACATAGCAGCGGGTAGTGAAACGGGCGAGCTAGTCGTTTGGGACTGTGAAACGCgcaaaccgatcgatggcGCTAGCTCGTTCGATGCCAATCCGGTCACAAAGATCGCTTGGAATCCGAAGAACAACGGCGAGCTTGCGATTTCCGATGGCAACGGCCAGGTTGGTACGGTGACGGACATATTcatcgatggtggcgatgacgatgatctgAATGCGGGTGATATTGTGGAGATgacggaaaaggaagaggataATCCCAACGATGATCCATTAGACGATCTCTACGGTGTTGTAG TCGCAAAAGGCAAAGGAAAGAAGGGTGGCGGAAGTGAGGCAGAAtcagatgacgatgacgaggacaaTGAGAACTGTATTGAGTTGGAAAAGCTGAAATCACAGATCATGGGTGGAACGCAGGCATCTCGGGATGCTCATTCGGAgatggacgatgacgacgatgcggATCGGGCTACTGTCCGAAGTGAGCGAGTGGCGGTGGCCAAGTCATATcctcagcagcaaccattccaACCGGGTGCTAGTCCGCATGTGAACGAACACTGCTATTTGGTGTACAATCATGTCGGTATCGTGCGACGTCACGCCACGGATAAGGAAAACTCGATCGAGGTCGAGTTTCACGATtcccagcagcatcacggcATTCATTTGAACAACTATCTGAACCACACGATGGCTGGATTGAGCGAAACGGTGCTAGCGATGGCATCCCCGGCTGAGGATGGTAATCCCAGCAAGGTAGTGTGCATCAATCAGGCCGCATTTGGTAAGCGCGAGTGGAGCTACACGATGCCGGGATTCGAAGAGATTACGGCCGTTACTGCTTCGGAtaagatcgtcgtcgttgccaccgATAGTCGGTTGTTGCGCGTCTTTACGGCTCGCGGTACCCAGCGGGAAGTGGTTTCTGTTCCGGGACCGATCATCGCGCTGGCCGCGTATGGAGATCACTTCCTAGTTGCGTACCACAGTGCACCGGCTAACGAGGATCAACATATCTCTCTGATGATTGTGACGTGTGTGAATTTTAAGCTGAGGTGTCGCGAAGTGCGCGTACCGTTGACGGCTCGGGCTGAGCTGCGCTGGCTTGGCTATTCGGACCGTGGATCACCCATCGTTTACGACAGCCTGGGTATGATGAACCTTTACCATGCCTCCTCGAACCTGTGGTTGCCTATTTATCATGCAGACAATTTG CCATCGAAAGGAGCCTCCGATACGCTGCATATCATCAAAGTATGCGAGTCGACCCAGGAcgtgcagctggtgctgtgtCGTGGTGCACGGTATCCGCTAACGAACCCGAAACCCATCCCGATGGAGGTGAAGTTCACTTTACCGATATGCGATCCGGATAGTGAGAAGGACTGCCTCGAAGATGAGCTCGTGCGATCGCTTTACCTGAAGGTAAACGATGCTGATAAAGTCCTCAAGGAAACGGCCGTCAAGTTGTTCGCT CTGGCCTGCAAGCATGAAAGTGAACAACGAGCCAAAGAACTGGTGGAAACGATTGCGTCGAGTCAGCTCATTCCGCTGGTGATTAAATATGCGAGCAAAATACGCCGTTATCATCTAGCGGACAGCCTTGCACCGCTGTTGCCGACCTTCCAGGAACAG GAAAATCAAGAGGAAAAGCTGGAACAAGAGAGCGTACGAGAGAACGTGGCCATTGTGAGTGAACTGCAGCACATCAATCTTGAGGCGGTCACGAAAAAGGACACGACACCGAAAATA AAACCGCTTCCAGTTGGCACAAAGCGAGCAAGCAATCCATTCCGGAAATCGGTGCAAGCGGCCGGCGGTGGCGATCCTTCATCATCGcccgcatcgtcgtcgctagCGTTCAAGAACGGTTCCACTTCTAGCAATCCGCTCGAGCACTTGACGGGCAAAGCGATTGGGTTTGGCAGCAGTTCCACAGCGACAAAGAAGGCAGCGGGTGGCGAGGATGGTCAGGATGAGAATCGAGCACAAAACGGCGGCACCCCCAGCAATGGCACTCCCGGTGGAATGAAATTCATGCCCTGGTTCGAGCAAAACAGGACGGAACTTCAGGGTCGCCATCCGGAGTTGGCCGAATCGGagctgatcaaaataggaatGCGTGAATTCcgttcgcagcagcaacagaaacaggcCACTGCGGAAATGAGCCCAAACACCTCGGATGCCAGCGCACCGAAGGTGGCAGCAGAGAAGCGAAAACTCGATGAAACCGATCGTCCTGAAAGCGGCATCTCAAAGCTGGCCAAGTTTGGATTCGTTAAGCAGGGTTAG